Proteins encoded together in one Triticum dicoccoides isolate Atlit2015 ecotype Zavitan chromosome 7B, WEW_v2.0, whole genome shotgun sequence window:
- the LOC119342067 gene encoding glycine-rich cell wall structural protein 2-like, giving the protein MAVKSLVLLGVVIASLLLLSQDVAHARELIDAKESKEKNVKHAGGPGLKDEKWGGGSKHYGGYGNGGGYGNGGGYGNGGGYGNNGGGYGNGGYGNNGGGYGSGGGYQHGGGYGNNGGGYGGGYGNSRHGGGYGGGGYGPGYGGGYGYPGNGGGFGGGSSGGYGGGGGYGGGGGYGGGGGYGGGGGYGGGGGYGGGGGYGGGSGGAGYP; this is encoded by the exons ATGGCGGTCAAGTCTCTAGTTCTTCTCGGTGTCGTAATAGCCTCGCTCCTGCTTCTCTCCCAGGATGTAGCACATGCTAGAGAGCTCATTGATGCTAAAG AGTCCAAGGAGAAGAATGTAAAACATGCAGGAGGGCCGGGCTTGAAGGACGAGAAATGGGGAGGTGGAAGCAAGCATTATGGAGGGTATGGGAATGGTGGGGGGTACGGTAACGGTGGAGGGTATGGAAACGGTGGTGGATATGGAAACAATGGGGGAGGCTATGGAAATGGAGGGTACGGAAACAATGGTGGAGGATATGGGAGTGGAGGTGGATACCAACATGGTGGAGGATACGGAAACAATGGTGGTGGGTATGGTGGAGGATATGGAAATTCTAGGCATGGTGGCGGTTATGGCGGTGGAGGTTATGGACCCGGATATGGCGGCGGTTATGGTTATCCAGGCAACGGTGGTGGATTTGGCGGGGGCTCTAGTGGAGGATACGGTGGTGGCGGCGGATACGGTGGAGGTGGAGGATACGGTGGTGGCGGCGGATACGGTGGAGGTGGAGGATATGGTGGCGGTGGCGGGTATGGTGGAGGTGGCGGTTATGGCGGAGGATCAGGTGGTGCCGGCTATCCTTGA
- the LOC119339023 gene encoding ctenidin-1-like — translation MAVKSLVLLGVVLASLLLLSEDVADARELRDAKESKEKNVKPAGGSGLPKEEKWGGGNKHDGEYGNGGGYGSGGGYGNGGGYGKSGEGYGNGGYGNNGGGYGNGGYGNNVGGYGGGYGNSWHGGGYGRGYSGGGYGPGYGGGYGNGGGNGGFGSGFGGGYGGGGGYGGGGGYGGGGGYGGGYGGGSGGGGYP, via the exons ATGGCGGTCAAGTCTCTAGTTCTTCTTGGTGTCGTACTAGCCTCGCTCCTGCTTCTCTCCGAGGATGTAGCGGATGCTAGAGAGCTTAGGGATGCTAAAG AGTCCAAGGAGAAGAATGTGAAACCTGCAGGAGGGTCGGGCCTGCCTAAGGAAGAGAAATGGGGAGGTGGAAACAAGCATGATGGAGAATACGGAAATGGTGGAGGGTATGGAAGCGGTGGTGGATACGGTAACGGTGGGGGATATGGAAAAAGTGGTGAAGGTTATGGAAACGGTGGATACGGGAACAATGGTGGAGGTTATGGCAATGGAGGTTATGGAAACAATGTTGGTGGGTATGGTGGAGGATACGGCAATTCTTGGCACGGTGGCGGTTATGGGCGTGGTTACAGCGGTGGAGGCTATGGACCTGGATATGGTGGCGGGTATGGCAATGGCGGTGGAAATGGTGGATTTGGCAGCGGCTTTGGTGGGGGATATGGTGGTGGCGGTGGATATGGTGGAGGTGGAGGatatggtggtggtggcgggtatgGTGGAGGTTACGGTGGAGGATCTGGTGGCGGTGGCTATCCCTAA
- the LOC119341037 gene encoding uncharacterized protein LOC119341037, with the protein MRAALPTSVVSVSHRDALQACGQHARLWLARADEPIHPGSSFTYGAVRVKLDRIMASDYYTTTAIGGSYGAEGVQAQESITISPEAHSVEENLAAEGHKVKGQITLIL; encoded by the exons ATGCGCGCCGCTCTCCCTACTTCCGTAGTGAGCGTGTCCCACCGCGACGCGCTCCAGGCCTGTGGCCAGCATGCCCGCTTATGGCTCGCCCGTGCCGATGAGCCGATCCACCCTGGCTCCTCTTTTACTT ATGGTGCGGTGAGGGTTAAGCTGGACAGGATAATGGCATCAGACTACTACACAACAACTGCAATTGGTGGGAGCTATGGAGCTGAAGGTGTGCAGGCACAGGAGAGTATTACTATCTCACCAGAGGCACATTCAGTAGAGGAGAACCTGGCTGCTGAAGGCCACAAGGTGAAGGGGCAAATTACACTCATATTGTAA